From Scytonema millei VB511283:
TGATGTTCTCTCCACCTAGCAACTAAATTCACCGTTCTACCAATATAGAGGATTTGCCCTGTACCATCAGATACAAAGTAGATGGCTGCATAACTGGGTAAATTATCTTTGTTTAGTAAGTAGACTGATGGCAATTCAGAAAGTTGAATATCTTTTATTAGCATTGTTTCAACACCAAGCTTGACTGATGCAATACTAAATATAGTTAATGCTATTCAACTAAAAAAACTATATTTTCCTCAGTATACTTAGTATAAATTAAAGCATCAAGTCAATACAAGCTACTGAGTTGATGTAAGTAGTTTGTAGGTGCGTTATTTAACACACCCTACTTTAACGGGTGGTAATACCCCTTCCAATATGGCTGAGTGTAGTTTGTTAGACTGAAAGTCTAAAGTGTCAGTAAATCCTCAACAAGGACGCTCAAGCCCGATGATGCTATCGACGTATCCGAGTAGCCTACTGCTATCGAGAGAACTGCCTAACCTGGACTATAGATTAAAACGCGATCGCTTTGATGAAACTTGGGAAGCACCCCTTGCTACCCTACTTGGTTTAGGACGAGCAGCAGGTGCAGATTTTGTAGAATTTTTCTTGGAACGAGTTAACTATATTAATTGTTTAGCAGAAGACGACACGATCGCCAGCATTTCCCCTAGACTATCCACAGGTGCAGGGGTGAGAGTGTTTCGCGGTAAGGCTGATTGCTATGTCAGCACCAACGATTTAACATTTAACGGACTCAAAGCCGCTTTAGAAAAAGGACTTTCCATTCTAGGGTTGCAACTTCCAGCACCCAACGCCTACATCCCCGCCATCAATTTAAAACTGCTACGAGACTACGCCACGACTAAAGGTAAAGATAGCTGGTTTGCTGGCTGTAGTTCGATCCGCGAAATGGGAGAAGTGCTGCTAGATGCCAACCAACAGTTACAACTCAAAGCGAACCACGTCCAATCGAGACGCGCTACCTATTTCCGCGACTGGCAAGAAGTTTTAGTTGCTTCCAGTGATGGCACGTTTGCCAGAGACATTCGTTTGACACAATCGGTAGGATTCAACCTGTTGTGTGCTGACGGTATCCACCGGACTTCCATCGGACAACGGGCAGGTAGCACTAGCGATCCTAATTTTCTCAGAGCGTGGGATTACAAATCAACCGCCGAGGAAGTGGCAGAATCGGCAGGTAAGATGTTGTATGCCGATTACGTAGAATCGGGTACGTATCCAATCGTGATGGCAAATCAGTTTGGTGGTGTCATCTTCCATGAAGCTTGCGGACACCTGCTGGAAACCACCCAAATCGAACGCAAAACCACTCCTTTTGCTGACAAGAAGGGTGAAAAAATCGCTCATGAAAGCCTGACTGCATGGGATGAAGGACTTTCCGACAGTGCTTTCGGTACGATTGATATGGATGATGAGGGAATGCCAGCCCAACGGACATTATTGATCGAAAATGGCATTTTGAAAAACTTCTTGAGCGATCGCGCTGGTTCTTTACGTACCGGACACCCCAGAACGGGTAGCGGACGCAGACAAAGCTATACCTACGCCGCCGCCTCGCGGATGCGCAATACTTACATCGCACCAGGTAGCTATACCAACGAAGAGATCTTTGGTTCCATTGACAAAGGAATCTACTGCAAAAAAATGGGTGGTGGTAGCGTCGGCGCAACGGGACAATTCAACTTTGCGGTTGAAGAAGCTTACCTAATTGAAAATGGCAAAATTACCAAACCACTTAAAGGTGCTACTTTGATTGGTGACGCACAGGAAATTATGAATAAGATTTCTATGTGTTCCCAGGATTTGGGATTAGCGGCGGGTTTCTGCGGTTCTGTTAGCGGTAGTATCTACGTTACTGTCGGACAACCTCATATCAAAGTGGATTCGATTACCGTCGGTGGAAGATAGAAGTATGACAAATATTCAAGAACTAGCAAATTACGTTCGAGATAGTGCTAGTCAAATTGGCGTTCAAAAATTTGATATTTTCGGTTCTTCTGTTGATGAAACCAGCGTGCAGGTAGATTCAGGCGAACCGAAACAAGTCAAAGCCTCAAATCGTTCTGGCGTGACGGTGCGGGTGTGGAATGAAAACAATAACGTCGGAGTCACCAGCACGACTGATGTGTATCCCGAAGGGATCGAACTCGCTTTGAAAACTGCCTATGAAGCAAGTTTCTTTGGGGTTAAAGAAAATGTACCAGATTTTAGCCCAGAAGCGTTAGCGCCAATTACTGCTAATACGGAAACTACAGCACCTCAAGCGCCTGTAGCTGAGTTGATTGAAACTTTGATCTCGGCTGAAAAAGAACTCTTGGCTGCTCATCCGGCGATCGCAGGCGTACCCTACAATGGTTTATCGCAAAGGGATCTCGATCGGTTTTATCTCAATAGTGAAGGGGCAACACGT
This genomic window contains:
- a CDS encoding TldD/PmbA family protein; this encodes MLSTYPSSLLLSRELPNLDYRLKRDRFDETWEAPLATLLGLGRAAGADFVEFFLERVNYINCLAEDDTIASISPRLSTGAGVRVFRGKADCYVSTNDLTFNGLKAALEKGLSILGLQLPAPNAYIPAINLKLLRDYATTKGKDSWFAGCSSIREMGEVLLDANQQLQLKANHVQSRRATYFRDWQEVLVASSDGTFARDIRLTQSVGFNLLCADGIHRTSIGQRAGSTSDPNFLRAWDYKSTAEEVAESAGKMLYADYVESGTYPIVMANQFGGVIFHEACGHLLETTQIERKTTPFADKKGEKIAHESLTAWDEGLSDSAFGTIDMDDEGMPAQRTLLIENGILKNFLSDRAGSLRTGHPRTGSGRRQSYTYAAASRMRNTYIAPGSYTNEEIFGSIDKGIYCKKMGGGSVGATGQFNFAVEEAYLIENGKITKPLKGATLIGDAQEIMNKISMCSQDLGLAAGFCGSVSGSIYVTVGQPHIKVDSITVGGR